The genome window GACGAGGACTTGCTGGCCATCAGCCGCGAGGGGATGCTCGCCCTCAACCTCGAGGAGATGAAGACCATCCAGGCCCACATCGCCGATCCCGGCGTGATCGCAGCGCGCAAGAAGGCCGGCCTCGGCGCCCGCCTCACCGATGCGGAGCTGGAGGCCATCGCCCAGACCTGGAGCGAGCACTGCAAGCACAAGATCTTCTCGGCGAAGATCGAGTACCGGGACGAGGCCGGCAAGCTCGAGACCATCGACTCCCTGTTCAAGACCTACATCGTCGGGGCCACCCGCGACGTGCGCAAAAAGATGGGAAAAAAGGACTTCTGCCTCTCGGTGTTCAAGGACAACGCCGGGGTGATCCGGTTCAACGACGACTGGAGTCTGGTCTTCAAGGTCGAGACCCACAACTCCCCGAGCGCCCTCGACCCCTACGGCGGCGCCCTGACCGGCATCGTCGGGGTCAACCGCGACGGCGTCGGCACCGGCATGGGGGCGCGGCTGATCTTCAACACCGACGTTTTCTGCTTCGCATCGCCATTTTTCGACAAGCCCCTTCCGGCGCGCCTGCTTCATCCGCGGCGCATCTTTGAAGGGGTGGTCGAGGGGGTCGAGCACGGCGGCAACAAGAGCGGCATCCCCACCGTCAACGGATCGCTGGTCTTCGACGAGCGCTTCGCCGGCAAACCCCTGGTCTATTGCGGCACCGCCGCCATCATGCCCGCCGAGCTGAACGGCAAGCCCTGCCACGAGAAGAAGGTCCAGGTCGGCGACCACATCGTCATGGCCGGCGGCCGCATCGGCAAGGACGGCATCCACGGCGCCACCTTCTCCTCAGAGGAGCTTCACGAGGGCTCCCCGGTGACCGCTGTGCAGATCGGCGATCCGATCACTCAGCGAAAAATGTTCGACTTCCTCCTTATCGCCCGGGACAAGGGGCTCTACAACTCCATTACCGACAACGGCGCCGGGGGGCTCTCCTCCTCGGTAGGCGAGATGGCAGAGGATACCGGCGGCTTCGAGATGCACCTCGACCGGGCGCCCCTCAAGTACCCCGGTCTGCAGCCCTGGGAGATCCTCATCTCCGAGGCCCAGGAGCGCATGACCATGGCGGTGCCGCCGGAGAAGCTCGAAGAGTTTATCGCCCTGGCGGCCGAGATGGACGTGGAGGCGACGGACCTGGGCACCTTCACCGACTCGGGCTACTTCCACTGCCTCTACGAGGGAAAGACCGTGACCTGCCTCTCCATGGAGTTCCTCCATGAGGGCGTGCCGCAGATGGTCATCCCCGCCCGCTGGCAGGCCCCCGACCTCAAAGAGCCCTCCCAGCCACAGCCCCTCGACATGGAGGCCACCCTGCAGCACCTGCTGGGGCAGCTCAACATCTGCTCCAAGGAGAGCGTGGTGCGGCGTTATGATCACGAAGTGCAGGCCGGCACCGTCGTCAAACCCCTTACCGGAGTGGCCAACGACGGTCCCTCCGACGCCGCCGTTTTCCGGCCCCTGCTCGACTCCTTCGAGGGGGTCGTCGTCTCCCACGGCATCTGTCCCCGCTACAGCGACATCGACGCCTACCACATGATGGCCTGCGCCATCGACGAGGGGCTGCGCAACTACGTCGCGGTGGGCGGCGACATCGAGCATGTCGCCGGCCTCGACAACTTCTGCTGGTGCGACCCGGTCCTCAGCGACAAGACCCCCGACGGCGAGTACAAGGCGGCCCAGCTGGTGCGGGCCAACCAGGCCCTCTACTACTACTGCGTCGCCTTCGGGGTTCCGCTGATTTCGGGCAAGGACTCGATGAAGAACGACTACCAGATCGGCGACACCAAGATCTCCATCCCGCCGACGGTTCTCTTCTCGGTCATCGGCAAGATCGCCGACGTGCGACGCGCGGTCACCATGGACGCCAAGCGCCCCGGCGACCTCCTTTACCTGCTCGGCATCACCCGCAACGAACTCGGCGGCTCCGAATACTACGCCATGCTCGGCGAGCTGGGGCGCAACGTCCCGCGGGTCGACGGCCCGTACGCGTTAAAGCTGTTCAAGGCGGTCAACCGGGCTCAGGCCAAGGGGCTGCTGGCCTCCTGCCACGACCTCTCCGACGGCGGCCTCGGCGTGTCCCTGGCCGAGAAGGCCTTCGCCGGCGGCTTCGGCCTCGACGTCGACCTGCGCGGGGTGATGACCGACTGGGAAATGCGGGAAGACGCGGTTCTCTTTTCAGAATCCCAGAGCCGGTTCCTGGTGACGGTGCGGCCCGAACACAAGGACGCTTTCGAAGCCCTCTTCGCCAAGTGCGACCTTTCCCCCCTCGGGGCGGTCCGGGAAGACGCCGAGCTGCGCATCACCGGTCTGGCCGGGGAAATCCTGGTCCGCTCCGATATCGATGACCTCAAGCAGGCCTGGCAGTCGCCACTCAAGGAGCTGTAGTCATGTCCAAGCAAGTTCGAGCAATCGTCATCGCCGGCAACGGCACCAACTGCGAGCGCGAGGTGGCCCACGCCTGCCGAATCGCGGGCGCCGACGTCGCCGATATTGTCCATATCGCCGAGTTGCTGGCCGGCCGGGCCCGTCTCGACGACTATCACTTCCTCAACCTGGCCGGCGGTTTTCTCGACGGCGACGACCTGGGCAGTGCCAAGGCCGGGGCCAACCGGCTGCTCAACGCCCCGGTGAAGGGGGGAGGGCACCTGATCGACCAGGTGCGCCGCTTCATCGAGGCCGGCAAGCTCGTTATGGGGGTCTGCAACGGATTCCAGTTGATGGTCAAGATGGGGCTGCTTCCGGCTCTCGACGGCGACTACCGGCGCCAGAGCGCGACCCTGACCTTCAACGACGGGGGCCGCTTCGAAGACCGCTGGACTTACCTCAAGGCCGATTCTGCATCGCCCTGCATCTACACCCGCGGCCTGGAGGGGATCTACCTTCCGGTGCGTCACGGCGAGGGCAAGTTCGTGGCCGAATCCCCCCAGGCCCTCGAGAGGATCGAGACCGGGCACCTGGCTCCCCTCAAGTACTCCGATCCCGGGTACGAAGGGCCGACCATGGAATACCCCTTCAATCCCAACGGCTCGCAGAACGCCATCGCCGGGGTCTGCGACGAGAGCGGCCGCCTGTTCGGACTCATGCCTCACCCCGAGGCGTACGTTCACCGCACCCACCACCCCCGCTGGACCCGGGAGGAGGACCTGCCCGAGGAGGGGATGGGACTGTGGCTCTACCAGAACGCGGTGCGTTTTATCCGCGAGGAACTTCTTTAATGAATCGGGAAGGCTATCTTTCCGTTCCATGGCTGTGATAAACTGAGGCCGATCGCGGCCGCGGCAAGGATGGCCGGAAACCGTTTGTTTTTCCAAGGGATTCGCCCCCCCTCGGGCGCAGAGGAGCAAGCAGTCTGAATGTTTGACAAGTTCAACGATGAGTGCGGCGTATTCGGCATCTTCGGCCACCCCGAGGCGGCCAACCTGTCCTATCTCGGGCTTTACGCCCTCCAGCACCGCGGCCAGGAGAGCTGCGGGATTGTCGCCTCCGACGGGGTCCGGCTGCGGGCCCACAAGGGGATGGGCATCGTCGCCGACGTTTTCAAGCGCGATTCCATCTTCGAGAGTCTTCCCGGCAAAAGCGCCATCGGCCACGTTCGTTATTCCACCGCCGGCGGCAACGATTTCAATAACTGCCAGCCGATCATGGTCGATTACCAGCGCGGCAGCATTGCGGTGGCTCACAACGGCAACCTGGTCAACGCCCGGGAAGTGCGCAACGAGCTTGAGCACAGGGGCTCCATCTTCTCTACCGTCGCCGACACAGAGGTCCTGATCCACCTTCTGGCGCGGGCCGAGAGCGACTCCCTCTCCGCGCGCATCGCCGAGGCCCTGCAGCGGGTCAAGGGCGCCTACAGCCTCGTTTTTCTCACCGAGACCCGGATGGTCGCGGTGCGCGATCCCAACGGCTTCCGCCCCCTCGTCCTCGGCAAGCTCGACGGCGCTTACATCGTCGCCTCTGAGACCTGCGCCCTCGACCTCATCGAGGCCGAGTTTATCCGGGAGATCGAGCCGGGGGAGATGGTCGTAGTCAACAAGCGGGGGCTGAAGTCGTACCGCCCCTTTCAGGAAGTCCGGCCGACCCCCTGCATTTTCGAGCACATCTACTTCGCCCGCCCTGACAGCATCATTTTCGGTAAGCAGGTCTACGGGGTGCGCAAGGATTTCGGGCGGATGCTCGCCCGCGAGCATCCCGTCGACGCCGACGTGGTGATCCCGATCCCCGATTCGGGGGTGCCGGCGGCGATCGGCTATGCCGAGGAGTCGGGCATCCCCTTCCAGCTCGGTCTGATCCGCAACCACTACGTGGGCCGCACCTTTATCGAGCCCCAGCAGTCGATCCGCCACTTCGGGGTCAAGATCAAGCTCAACCCGGTGCGTGAGGTGATCCAGGGCAAGCGCGTGGTCGTCATCGACGACTCCATCGTGCGCGGCACCACGGCGCGCAAGATCATCAAGATGATCCGCAACGCGGGCGCCAAGGAGGTTCATGTGCGCATCTCCAGCCCGCCGACCAGCTACCCCTGCTTCTACGGCATCGACACCCCCACGCGCAAGGAGCTGATCTCCTCCTCCCATTCCATCGAGGAGATCAACCGCTACGTCACCTCAGACAGCCTCGGCTATCTCTCCCTGAAGGGGATGGGAGACGCCGCCGGCGCCAGTGCCGGCAGCGACAAGGTCTTCTGCGACGCCTGCTTCAGCGGCAAGTACCCGGTCAAGTTCCCGCGCCTCAAGGACGACAGCCAGTTGGGGCTGTTTTGAAAAGAAGTGTTAAGTGACAGGTGTCAAGTTGAAGCAAGAAACCCTTAAACCTAAAGCTTAAAACTTAAAACCCAACCCCCTGTTTTTAGACATTTCTCCGGAGGAGATGCCATGACCCAGGAAGACCGCGCATAACTTATCGCGATTGTTCGCGAGCTGTCCTACGAGGAGCGGGAGGTGACCCTCGCCTCGGGCCGCAAGAGCAACTTCTACTTCGACGGCAAGCAGACGACGCTGCACGCCCGCGGCGGCCTCCTCGTCGGCAAGGCCTTCTGGGACGAGGTGAAACAGTTCGCAGGTCCCATCGACGGCGTCGGCGGCCTGACCCTCGGCGCCGACCCCATCGCCACCGCCACCAGCATCGCCGCCTGCCTCGAGGGACATGCGACGGCTGCCTTCATCATCCGCAAGGAGCCCAAGGGGCACGGCACCGGGCAGTGGCTCGAGGGGCGCAAGAACCTTCCCCCCGGCAGCCGGGTCGTTATCGTCGAAGACGTCACCACGACCGGCGGCTCGTCCATCAAGGCGGTCGAGCGGGCCCGCGAGGAAGGGCTCGAGGTGGTCGGCATCGTCACCCTCGTCGACCGCGAGGAGGGGGCGAGGGAGAACATCGAAGGGCAGGGGATCGCCCTGCGTGCCGTCTTTACCCGGACCGAGGTGGTGGGCGGATAGACCAACCCCGAGAATAGCTGAATAGGAATGATGGAAGGGGGATGCCGGGTGGCATCCCCCTTCGTTGTTTTAGTTTGGGGGCTTTTCGGGAGAATGCGTATTTACATTGTCTTCGCTGAAAATGAACAGGAGGCGGAACCGCCTGTCATCAAGGGATGGGCCCTCTTCCCCTCAGGAGGAGAGTGAGCACTCAGGCAGGTCGTCAAGCCAGCCGCCGTTGTCCGTCAGCCTGCGCACCAGCATGCGGGATGATTCGTCCTGGTGCCCAGGGCGGGCATGCAGCTGCTTGAGGATCAGTTTGTCGTCGATGCGCCCGCAGATCTCGAGCTTGCCGATGTCGTGGCCGATGATGAACTTGAAGCGCTTTGCGTAGCCGTCCATTTTGGCGCGTGCGGCATCGACGAGGTCGACCCCCTCCTTGAGCGGTACCTGGAAGTGGTGACGAACGCGGGTGACGGGCATGCACTGGTAAAGGTAGTAGGGGTTGACGCCGATCCGCAGCAGCCCGTCCATCAGTTCGGCCAGGGTATCCGCCGCGTCGTTGACCCCGCGCAGCAGAACCGCCTGGTTGTTGACCGTCACCCCGGCGCTGCGCAACCGCCGCACCGCCTCTCGGGCGGTCGGCGTGATCTCTCTGGGGTGGTTGAAGTGGGTCGGCAGGTAGAGGGGCTTTTCGCGGTTGAAGTCTGCGAGCAGTTCGATCAACTCGTCATCGAAGAAGCGCATCGGAAAGACCACCGGGGCGCGCGAACCGATGCGCACGTAGTTGAGGTGCTTTATGCCGCGCAGCTCCGAGAGCATGCTTTTCAGGGCGCTGGTCGGCAGCAGCAGCGGGTCGCCGCCCGACATGACCACGTTTTTAATCTCGGGGTGCGCTGCGATGTAGCTTGCGGCCTGGCGAAAGCTCTTCACCGTCTGATCGTTGGGCAGGCCGACCATGCGCTTGCGGAAGCAGTGACGGCAGTACATGGAGCAGTATTCGGTCGTCACCACCAGCGCGGTGTAGGGGTATTTGTGCAGGATGCCGTTGCCCTTGTCGTGCTTGTCGTCGCCATAGGGGTCGCCGGTCGTGGCTCCCATGTCGCCGGCCACGATCAGTTCCTCGGTGGCCGGTACCGCCATCTTGCGTACCGGGTCGTGCGGATCCCCGGGATCGATCAGCTCCAGGTAGTAGCGGGGGATGTTCATCGGGTGGGCGGCCGTGACCTGTTCCAGGTCGCGGCGCTCTGCCGGGGTCAGCGGGAGGTATTCCTCGAGCCCTTCCACCGTGGTGACGTTGTGCTGCAGTTC of Desulfuromonas sp. contains these proteins:
- a CDS encoding phosphoribosylformylglycinamidine synthase subunit PurS, with translation MAWRIVVGLKDGVLDARGERVKKEIRDHLGLELDGVRTIDVYTVDAELSEEEVAAAARGPFSDPVIQEAAVDAPLARDFDILIEVGFRPGVTDNVGRTAREAIQYISGRPFGPGEGVYTSVQYLLRGKLRREDAERIASGFLGNGLIQRWTIVSREEFDPERGLPVSIPRVTSGAEPTVRHLDLEVSDEDLLAISREGMLALNLEEMKTIQAHIADPGVIAARKKAGLGARLTDAELEAIAQTWSEHCKHKIFSAKIEYRDEAGKLETIDSLFKTYIVGATRDVRKKMGKKDFCLSVFKDNAGVIRFNDDWSLVFKVETHNSPSALDPYGGALTGIVGVNRDGVGTGMGARLIFNTDVFCFASPFFDKPLPARLLHPRRIFEGVVEGVEHGGNKSGIPTVNGSLVFDERFAGKPLVYCGTAAIMPAELNGKPCHEKKVQVGDHIVMAGGRIGKDGIHGATFSSEELHEGSPVTAVQIGDPITQRKMFDFLLIARDKGLYNSITDNGAGGLSSSVGEMAEDTGGFEMHLDRAPLKYPGLQPWEILISEAQERMTMAVPPEKLEEFIALAAEMDVEATDLGTFTDSGYFHCLYEGKTVTCLSMEFLHEGVPQMVIPARWQAPDLKEPSQPQPLDMEATLQHLLGQLNICSKESVVRRYDHEVQAGTVVKPLTGVANDGPSDAAVFRPLLDSFEGVVVSHGICPRYSDIDAYHMMACAIDEGLRNYVAVGGDIEHVAGLDNFCWCDPVLSDKTPDGEYKAAQLVRANQALYYYCVAFGVPLISGKDSMKNDYQIGDTKISIPPTVLFSVIGKIADVRRAVTMDAKRPGDLLYLLGITRNELGGSEYYAMLGELGRNVPRVDGPYALKLFKAVNRAQAKGLLASCHDLSDGGLGVSLAEKAFAGGFGLDVDLRGVMTDWEMREDAVLFSESQSRFLVTVRPEHKDAFEALFAKCDLSPLGAVREDAELRITGLAGEILVRSDIDDLKQAWQSPLKEL
- a CDS encoding KamA family radical SAM protein; amino-acid sequence: MITSKKSDLGGTEEALTGGEPCEWQRELQHNVTTVEGLEEYLPLTPAERRDLEQVTAAHPMNIPRYYLELIDPGDPHDPVRKMAVPATEELIVAGDMGATTGDPYGDDKHDKGNGILHKYPYTALVVTTEYCSMYCRHCFRKRMVGLPNDQTVKSFRQAASYIAAHPEIKNVVMSGGDPLLLPTSALKSMLSELRGIKHLNYVRIGSRAPVVFPMRFFDDELIELLADFNREKPLYLPTHFNHPREITPTAREAVRRLRSAGVTVNNQAVLLRGVNDAADTLAELMDGLLRIGVNPYYLYQCMPVTRVRHHFQVPLKEGVDLVDAARAKMDGYAKRFKFIIGHDIGKLEICGRIDDKLILKQLHARPGHQDESSRMLVRRLTDNGGWLDDLPECSLSS
- the purF gene encoding amidophosphoribosyltransferase, whose protein sequence is MFDKFNDECGVFGIFGHPEAANLSYLGLYALQHRGQESCGIVASDGVRLRAHKGMGIVADVFKRDSIFESLPGKSAIGHVRYSTAGGNDFNNCQPIMVDYQRGSIAVAHNGNLVNAREVRNELEHRGSIFSTVADTEVLIHLLARAESDSLSARIAEALQRVKGAYSLVFLTETRMVAVRDPNGFRPLVLGKLDGAYIVASETCALDLIEAEFIREIEPGEMVVVNKRGLKSYRPFQEVRPTPCIFEHIYFARPDSIIFGKQVYGVRKDFGRMLAREHPVDADVVIPIPDSGVPAAIGYAEESGIPFQLGLIRNHYVGRTFIEPQQSIRHFGVKIKLNPVREVIQGKRVVVIDDSIVRGTTARKIIKMIRNAGAKEVHVRISSPPTSYPCFYGIDTPTRKELISSSHSIEEINRYVTSDSLGYLSLKGMGDAAGASAGSDKVFCDACFSGKYPVKFPRLKDDSQLGLF
- the pyrE gene encoding orotate phosphoribosyltransferase; protein product: MAIVRELSYEEREVTLASGRKSNFYFDGKQTTLHARGGLLVGKAFWDEVKQFAGPIDGVGGLTLGADPIATATSIAACLEGHATAAFIIRKEPKGHGTGQWLEGRKNLPPGSRVVIVEDVTTTGGSSIKAVERAREEGLEVVGIVTLVDREEGARENIEGQGIALRAVFTRTEVVGG
- a CDS encoding phosphoribosylformylglycinamidine synthase subunit PurQ, giving the protein MSKQVRAIVIAGNGTNCEREVAHACRIAGADVADIVHIAELLAGRARLDDYHFLNLAGGFLDGDDLGSAKAGANRLLNAPVKGGGHLIDQVRRFIEAGKLVMGVCNGFQLMVKMGLLPALDGDYRRQSATLTFNDGGRFEDRWTYLKADSASPCIYTRGLEGIYLPVRHGEGKFVAESPQALERIETGHLAPLKYSDPGYEGPTMEYPFNPNGSQNAIAGVCDESGRLFGLMPHPEAYVHRTHHPRWTREEDLPEEGMGLWLYQNAVRFIREELL